The following is a genomic window from Panthera uncia isolate 11264 chromosome B4, Puncia_PCG_1.0, whole genome shotgun sequence.
CACGCCCCCACCCCGCGACGCCGCCGGGTGGCGGGTTTTGCCCCACGCCCGGTCGGGGTGGTTCGCGCCGCCGCACAGCCCCGTCCTCGCCGCGCCCGGCGCCCTGGGGTCCCCGCCGCGGCTCGGGGCCCGGCCCTCCTCCCTGCGCCGGGTGCGCGCGGGCACGGCCGCCGGCGGTCCTCCGTCTCGTCCTGAGCCACCGCGGCCCCAACCGCCCGGCCAGCAGGGGCGCGCCTCCGAGGAACACCTGCGCCGCCCGGCCGCGCCCCTGCACGCGCCTCCCTGGCCGGACGCAACCCTGCGGGCTCACGCCTTTGCGGGTCCTCGGCGAACACACCGAGGAGTTCCTCTCCTCCGGGGCTGGGAAAGTCGTCGCATCCCGAGGCACCGGCCCACAGGCCCCCGATCGTGATACTGCCTGGAACAAGAGCAATAAGTGAAAAGGCGCTCGTGGCCTGCAGGCCGCCATTCCTGCCGGGCACACATTTCCACGCTCCCCACTCACTGTGAGGAGAGGAGGGCGATGCAGGTGGGGGCGTCGGTCGGTGAGAgacacccaccctccctccccgtTTTCCCGAGTGTCAGGTCACATAATTTAAAAGGCAACGGGGAAAGAAACCTGCAAATCTGTGTGATTGTT
Proteins encoded in this region:
- the LOC125920453 gene encoding translation initiation factor IF-2-like, with the translated sequence MAACRPRAPFHLLLLFQAVSRSGACGPVPRDATTFPAPEERNSSVCSPRTRKGVSPQGCVRPGRRVQGRGRAAQVFLGGAPLLAGRLGPRWLRTRRRTAGGRARAHPAQGGGPGPEPRRGPQGAGRGEDGAVRRREPPRPGVGQNPPPGGVAGWGRGRRRGSSQAGAHRQGAVPGTDPEPGGGPREGIWAT